The proteins below come from a single Streptomyces sp. M92 genomic window:
- a CDS encoding serine hydrolase domain-containing protein translates to MATADQASDGQSVAGRRDPALQALADQVVADQNPNPGAFLLARRGSDDRFGAAGVADRSAGTPMTPDLRFRTGSVTKTFTATVVLQLVAERRLRLDDTVQSLLPDQLRTDNALSGAPVTVRQLLNHSSGLYDYVEGLLPHFRGLDQYWPRDQLIGIGLAQPRYFPVPGTRFRYSNTNYLLLDLIVERITDRDLRTNLERRIFAPLGLRDTSYPLAQTTIDGAHVHGYADVSPLLPNAPDATRFDVTAFSPSEAGASGAVVSTAADIARFYRALLQGRLLPRDMLRRMLTDTVPTTGSAPPAVAYGLGIYVYATSCGRAYGHGGSAPGYLTYVLNSRDGRGQLVAHTNWNSFTGNGIDEEFWEAFQQGYCGKRG, encoded by the coding sequence ATGGCCACCGCGGACCAGGCCAGTGACGGACAGTCGGTCGCCGGCCGCCGTGACCCAGCTCTCCAGGCCCTGGCCGACCAGGTGGTGGCCGACCAGAATCCCAACCCGGGCGCCTTCCTGCTCGCCCGACGTGGCTCGGACGACCGCTTCGGCGCGGCCGGCGTCGCGGACCGTTCCGCCGGTACCCCGATGACCCCGGACCTGAGGTTCCGCACCGGCAGCGTCACCAAGACCTTCACCGCGACGGTCGTCCTGCAACTCGTGGCCGAGCGCCGGTTGCGACTCGACGACACCGTGCAGAGCCTGCTGCCCGACCAGCTCCGCACCGACAACGCACTGTCCGGTGCGCCCGTCACTGTCCGCCAGCTGCTCAACCACTCGAGTGGGCTGTACGACTACGTCGAAGGGCTGCTTCCCCACTTTCGCGGGCTTGACCAGTACTGGCCCCGCGACCAGCTGATCGGCATCGGTCTTGCCCAGCCCCGGTACTTCCCGGTTCCGGGCACCCGGTTCCGGTACTCCAACACCAACTACCTGCTGCTCGATCTGATCGTCGAACGGATCACCGACCGCGACCTCCGCACCAACCTCGAACGCCGTATCTTCGCTCCCCTCGGGCTGCGCGACACCTCGTACCCGCTGGCGCAGACCACCATCGACGGAGCACATGTACACGGCTACGCGGACGTCTCGCCCCTGTTGCCGAACGCGCCGGACGCCACCCGGTTCGACGTCACCGCCTTCAGCCCGTCCGAGGCCGGCGCGTCGGGCGCCGTCGTCTCGACCGCGGCCGACATCGCACGCTTCTACCGGGCCCTGCTGCAAGGACGTCTCCTGCCCCGAGACATGCTTCGCCGGATGCTCACCGACACGGTCCCCACAACCGGCAGCGCCCCGCCCGCCGTCGCCTACGGCCTGGGCATCTACGTCTACGCCACCAGCTGCGGCCGTGCGTACGGCCACGGCGGCAGCGCACCCGGTTACCTGACCTACGTCCTCAACAGCCGCGACGGGCGCGGCCAACTCGTCGCCCACACCAACTGGAACTCGTTCACCGGCAACGGGATCGACGAGGAGTTCTGGGAGGCCTTCCAGCAGGGCTACTGCGGGAAGCGCGGGTAG
- a CDS encoding SMI1/KNR4 family protein, producing the protein MSSEGFNWHAFLGRWEEEWVPRTEAGQDDGDVQAHVRLGGPGADEVAIAAAERRLGRRLPPSYRAFLAASDGWHVDQTAGIYRLGGVSDIDWFQDPYDMTSLYEEMLGPDPSREETLLTGMWKRALRLETESDMSHALLDPGDTDRDGEWALYVYRGWDGELPDRYPSFRAYMEAMYRGFHSGRADRPGFVNATTRAQDANVEEARRLALRGRYEDALPRLEEALSFGRPRSAVLLHQIRHLLDPRGSFGYGGLAADPRYLSEVLPVEAMSPASGTWRLGDDHWLGMMAARGVARGTAEAVLRAMREGTHRYAPPGPWGGAVAEARQQALWGAGDAAWRLLRDAFPAWEAPGPLLIAPIGLLADPVLGPLVTPERGRELLGTPRAGQTGPAPEPVPDLDPPGLSWLTGLGADRRPFDGYRCVWADATDPTRLPSLIGEDGAELSAPVEPRTASWRAPKPHEREGVELWEDRAVVAVGRTGEGWAFAFDGHSRHRLDERFVSPAAAASLSGRAVVVWREPTPPSPPDRPAAFHLSVAEHGEELYAFTVRGTQIQRSGAIPKALEPAHLFRPADTELDGELRVLEALHTELGLSLPRFALTRGRLRTFTTRSWTRAPRAGEGYVYVSIGGHPA; encoded by the coding sequence ATGAGTAGCGAAGGATTCAACTGGCACGCTTTCCTCGGCCGGTGGGAGGAGGAGTGGGTTCCGCGCACAGAGGCCGGCCAGGACGACGGAGATGTGCAGGCCCATGTACGCCTGGGCGGACCTGGCGCGGACGAAGTGGCGATAGCCGCGGCCGAACGGCGACTGGGGCGGCGGCTGCCGCCCTCGTACCGGGCCTTTCTGGCCGCGAGTGACGGGTGGCACGTCGACCAGACGGCCGGGATCTACCGGCTCGGCGGAGTCTCGGACATCGACTGGTTCCAGGATCCGTACGACATGACCTCGCTCTACGAGGAGATGCTGGGCCCCGATCCGAGCAGGGAGGAGACCCTGCTGACCGGGATGTGGAAACGGGCGCTGCGGCTCGAGACGGAGTCCGACATGTCACACGCCTTGCTCGACCCTGGCGACACCGATCGGGACGGCGAGTGGGCGCTGTACGTCTACCGCGGCTGGGACGGTGAGCTGCCGGACCGTTACCCGTCGTTCCGCGCGTACATGGAGGCCATGTACCGCGGCTTCCACTCCGGCCGGGCGGACAGGCCCGGCTTCGTGAACGCCACCACGCGCGCTCAGGACGCCAACGTGGAGGAGGCCCGTCGGCTGGCCCTGCGTGGACGGTACGAGGATGCCCTGCCCCGGCTCGAGGAGGCGCTGTCCTTCGGACGGCCGCGAAGCGCGGTCCTGCTGCACCAGATCCGGCACCTCCTGGACCCGCGCGGCTCGTTCGGTTACGGCGGCCTGGCGGCGGACCCTCGCTACCTGTCGGAGGTCCTGCCCGTGGAGGCCATGAGTCCGGCGAGCGGCACATGGCGGCTGGGGGACGACCACTGGCTGGGGATGATGGCCGCCCGCGGGGTGGCCCGGGGGACCGCCGAGGCCGTACTGCGGGCGATGCGCGAGGGCACTCACCGCTACGCGCCTCCCGGCCCCTGGGGCGGAGCCGTCGCCGAGGCCAGGCAGCAGGCCTTGTGGGGCGCGGGCGACGCGGCGTGGCGGCTGCTGCGGGACGCGTTCCCTGCGTGGGAGGCGCCGGGCCCCCTGTTGATCGCCCCGATCGGGCTGCTGGCCGATCCGGTACTGGGTCCGCTGGTCACGCCCGAACGGGGGCGCGAGCTCCTCGGAACACCGCGAGCCGGGCAGACGGGGCCCGCTCCCGAGCCGGTGCCCGATCTCGACCCGCCGGGCCTCAGTTGGCTGACCGGCCTCGGTGCGGACCGGCGGCCGTTCGACGGCTACCGCTGTGTCTGGGCCGACGCGACCGACCCGACCCGCCTGCCGTCCCTGATCGGCGAGGACGGCGCCGAACTGAGCGCACCGGTGGAGCCGCGAACGGCTTCCTGGCGGGCGCCCAAGCCCCATGAACGCGAGGGTGTGGAGCTCTGGGAGGACCGGGCCGTCGTCGCCGTCGGCCGCACGGGCGAAGGGTGGGCCTTCGCATTCGACGGCCACTCCCGCCACCGCCTGGACGAACGGTTCGTGTCCCCCGCAGCGGCCGCGTCCCTCTCCGGCCGCGCGGTCGTGGTGTGGCGCGAGCCGACGCCCCCTTCTCCGCCCGACCGGCCGGCCGCGTTCCACCTTTCGGTGGCCGAACACGGCGAGGAACTTTACGCCTTCACCGTACGAGGCACGCAGATCCAGCGTTCCGGCGCGATACCGAAAGCCCTGGAACCCGCACACCTGTTCCGCCCAGCGGACACCGAGCTGGACGGCGAACTGCGCGTACTGGAGGCCCTGCACACTGAACTCGGCCTCTCCCTCCCCCGCTTCGCGCTGACCCGGGGCAGGCTCCGCACCTTCACCACCCGGTCATGGACGCGGGCACCACGCGCGGGCGAGGGCTACGTATACGTCAGCATCGGAGGGCATCCGGCCTGA
- a CDS encoding TetR/AcrR family transcriptional regulator, with the protein MPRIADHDARHGQITDAVQRLVVRHGLNAVTVARTAAEAGVSVGLVQHYFTTKEEMLLATFARVNGRFTARVDELVNRGDAEGRTIAEMLRQALAELMPLDDARRAEFLVRLAFAGQAANNARLAAVQRETLVGIRSRVSQAITNGTVCGEVAQRIDAADQALRIVAFTEGLALHTHVDPDGTSKPAVLAALDDQLGRVFTGTCRHAQLG; encoded by the coding sequence GTGCCGAGAATTGCCGACCATGACGCCCGACACGGGCAGATCACCGACGCTGTCCAACGCCTGGTCGTGCGACACGGCCTCAACGCCGTGACCGTCGCCCGGACCGCCGCGGAAGCGGGCGTGTCCGTCGGCCTGGTGCAGCACTACTTCACAACGAAGGAGGAGATGCTGCTGGCCACGTTCGCCCGCGTCAACGGGCGCTTCACCGCACGAGTGGACGAGCTGGTGAACCGAGGCGATGCCGAGGGCCGCACCATCGCCGAGATGCTGCGGCAGGCGCTGGCCGAGCTCATGCCGCTGGACGACGCCCGCCGAGCCGAGTTCCTGGTACGTCTGGCCTTCGCAGGCCAGGCCGCGAACAACGCCCGCCTGGCCGCCGTCCAGAGAGAGACCCTCGTGGGCATCCGCTCACGCGTCTCCCAGGCCATCACAAACGGCACGGTGTGCGGCGAGGTCGCTCAGCGGATCGACGCGGCTGACCAGGCCCTACGGATCGTTGCGTTCACCGAAGGTCTCGCCCTGCACACGCACGTCGACCCCGACGGCACATCGAAACCGGCGGTCCTCGCCGCGCTGGACGACCAACTCGGCCGCGTATTCACCGGAACCTGCCGACACGCCCAGCTCGGCTAG
- a CDS encoding Imm10 family immunity protein encodes MTYRFTARVATTEIDPDGCFTEAALAEGADGSGFTLMFMAGEDDPDDQEVAAGMDTHCLVTAGQGTAYGCVREAVLTDNVLRVSLDPEALEDLRVSDSEVEAVIEAPDEDVVQFREVLAQVLAYGRADAAPVRVAV; translated from the coding sequence ATGACGTACAGATTCACTGCTCGTGTTGCCACAACAGAGATCGATCCTGATGGCTGCTTCACCGAAGCCGCTCTTGCCGAGGGAGCGGACGGAAGTGGATTCACTTTGATGTTCATGGCGGGCGAGGACGATCCAGATGATCAGGAGGTCGCCGCAGGTATGGACACACATTGCCTTGTCACGGCCGGGCAAGGGACCGCCTATGGCTGCGTGCGCGAAGCCGTTCTGACGGACAACGTCCTCCGCGTCTCGCTCGACCCTGAGGCACTGGAGGACTTGCGGGTGAGCGACAGCGAGGTTGAGGCCGTCATCGAAGCACCGGACGAGGACGTCGTCCAGTTCCGTGAAGTCCTCGCCCAGGTGCTCGCCTACGGACGTGCCGACGCCGCGCCCGTTCGCGTAGCCGTCTGA